A window from Zingiber officinale cultivar Zhangliang chromosome 7A, Zo_v1.1, whole genome shotgun sequence encodes these proteins:
- the LOC122001877 gene encoding xyloglucan galactosyltransferase KATAMARI1 homolog encodes MEKGSGKPHRPRVCFLAGLCVFFWVFIFYFHFNVLSSRRTSNPPQQSLSIFSISINPRERQGVSKDSQLLAPHSSRSEPPPPPHESEPSSGAASAPPSKSDPCGGRYVYVHDLPPRFNDDMVRDCRKLSLWMDMCKFTTNAGLGPPLENSEGVFSDTGWYATSQFAVDVIFNNRMKQYECLTNDSSLAAAIFVPFYAGFDISRYLWGHNTSARDASSLDLVEWLMKRPEWSVMGGRDHFLVAGRITWDFRRQTDSDSDWGSKLLLLPAAKNMSMLVVESSPWNANDFAIPYPTYFHPANDADVFAWQDRMRKLERKHLFSFAGAPRPGSPNSIRGQIIEQCRSSKACKLLECGLGESKCRSPSSIMQMFQTSLFCLQPQGDSYTRRSAFDSIVAGCIPVFFHPGSAYVQYTWHLPRNFSAYSVFIPEDDIRKRNASIEERLKQVHPDDVKAMREQVISLIPRVVYADPQSKLKTLKDAFDVAVQAMIDKVMKLKRDVTDRREDKDFVEKNSWKYALLEGEQRAVGEHEWDPFFSEPKDGNADSGSSSAEAAKNSWKIEQRNQT; translated from the coding sequence ATGGAGAAGGGGAGCGGCAAACCCCACCGACCGCGGGTGTGCTTCCTCGCCGGTCTCTGCGTCTTCTTCTGGGTTTTCATCTTCTACTTCCACTTCAATGTGCTCAGCAGCCGGAGGACGTCCAATCCGCCCCAGCAATCCCTTTCCATCTTCTCGATTTCGATCAATCCCCGAGAGCGACAAGGTGTTTCGAAAGACAGTCAGCTACTCGCGCCGCATTCATCTCGATCGGAACCTCCTCCGCCGCCGCATGAATCCGAGCCGTCAAGCGGCGCTGCTTCAGCGCCACCAAGCAAGAGCGACCCCTGCGGCGGGCGGTACGTCTACGTCCACGACCTCCCTCCGCGGTTCAACGACGACATGGTCAGGGACTGCAGGAAGCTGAGCCTTTGGATGGACATGTGCAAGTTCACCACCAACGCCGGCCTCGGGCCGCCGCTGGAGAACTCCGAGGGCGTCTTCTCCGACACCGGATGGTACGCGACCAGCCAGTTCGCCGTGGACGTCATCTTCAACAACCGGATGAAGCAGTACGAGTGCCTGACCAACGACTCATCCCTCGCGGCCGCCATATTCGTTCCGTTCTACGCCGGCTTCGACATCTCGCGCTATCTCTGGGGGCACAACACCTCGGCGAGGGATGCCTCGTCGCTGGATTTGGTCGAGTGGCTGATGAAACGGCCGGAGTGGAGCGTGATGGGCGGTCGAGATCATTTCTTGGTGGCAGGGAGGATCACCTGGGACTTCCGGAGGCAGACGGATTCCGACTCCGATTGGGGAAGTAAGCTCCTGCTCTTGCCGGCGGCCAAGAACATGTCTATGCTGGTGGTGGAGTCCAGCCCCTGGAACGCCAACGATTTCGCTATCCCTTATCCCACATATTTCCACCCTGCAAATGATGCCGATGTGTTTGCTTGGCAGGACCGAATGAGGAAGCTGGAGAGGAAGCATCTATTCTCTTTCGCCGGAGCTCCTCGCCCCGGCAGCCCCAATTCAATCAGAGGGCAGATCATAGAGCAATGTAGGTCTTCCAAAGCTTGCAAATTGCTAGAGTGCGGCTTAGGGGAGAGCAAGTGCCGTTCCCCCAGCAGCATAATGCAGATGTTCCAGACCTCTCTGTTCTGCTTGCAACCGCAGGGCGATTCGTATACAAGGAGATCGGCTTTCGATTCGATCGTGGCGGGTTGCATACCGGTTTTCTTTCATCCCGGATCGGCATATGTCCAATACACTTGGCATCTCCCGCGAAACTTCTCGGCCTACTCCGTGTTCATTCCTGAGGATGATATTAGAAAGAGGAATGCTAGTATTGAAGAAAGGCTAAAGCAAGTTCATCCTGATGATGTGAAGGCAATGAGGGAGCAGGTCATAAGCCTCATACCCAGAGTTGTCTACGCAGATCCTCAGTCTAAACTGAAGACATTGAAGGATGCATTCGATGTGGCAGTGCAGGCGATGATCGACAAAGTAATGAAGTTAAAGAGGGATGTAACGGACCGAAGAGAAGATAAAGATTTTGTGGAGAAGAACAGCTGGAAGTATGCTTTGTTGGAAGGAGAACAGAGGGCAGTTGGGGAACATGAATGGGATCCTTTCTTCTCTGAGCCCAAAGATGGGAATGCCGATTCCGGTAGTTCATCTGCTGAAGCTGCTAAGAATTCTTGGAAGATTGAACAAAGGAATCAAACTTGA
- the LOC122001879 gene encoding uncharacterized protein LOC122001879: MRIRKQAAKMMMGTGLSPPPPPPPSSFKFPTLLELMESKQEEGSADYAGKAIAMNDEGEARDQAAKRGSTEVATTCRRSDGKRWQCRNAAVDGHPYCEHHLSLLRSRTSVSSSSRKIKKAKKEHKFKKKAAAAETWNSSGAKRGECNGGDGNEIGGAVLDAIN, from the exons ATGAGGATACGGAAGCAAGCAGCCAAGATGATGATGGGCACTGGGctgtctcctcctcctcctcctcctccttcctccttcaagTTTCCGACATTGCTCGAG CTGATGGAGTCGAAACAGGAAGAAGGGAGCGCCGATTACGCGGGGAAGGCGATAGCGATGAa CGATGAGGGCGAGGCGAGGGATCAGGCGGCGAAGAGGGGCTCGACCGAGGTGGCGACGACGTGCAGGAGGAGCGACGGGAAGAGGTGGCAATGCAGGAATGCGGCGGTCGACGGTCATCCTTACTGCGAGCACCACCTCTCTCTGCTGCGATCGCGCACCTCCGTGTCCTCGTCCAGCCGGAAGATCAAGAAGGCGAAGAAAGAGCAcaagttcaagaagaaggcagCAGCGGCCGAGACATGGAACAGCAGCGGAGCTAAGCGTGGAGAGTGCAACGGCGGTGATGGGAATGAGATCGGCGGGGCTGTTCTCGACGCCATTAACTGA
- the LOC122001878 gene encoding probable alpha-1,6-mannosyltransferase MNN10 — MAPKPPSRWAKHRSRTRPMRFLILLGATAAFILVLLSLHATAALLRLANSLGRQCMSLPPGFPTEDAASRSRRIAMVSLSDEGAGGPQRRRQAFQGLRAATQGNKQAYATQMGYRYIDAGDLVDRSRPPNWSKILAVRAHLPHYDWVFWNDADTLVTNPNMSLENVLLAAIGHRDFHSSPDLVVTKDFNGVNSGVFFIRQSKWSEDFLDSWWNQTSFIQFGSTKSGDNAALKYLIDSLPEEELHSHVVTSQMQCLFNSYPWVPSWKYFYRFISSPLVTWNGVYSDGDFLVHLAGLDEKKKWVDEILQHIRTPGVQKRAVDFHQRYFGI, encoded by the exons ATGGCACCGAAACCGCCGTCGCGGTGGGCTAAGCACCGATCGCGCACCCGGCCAATGCGGTTCCTCATCCTGCTCGGCGCCACCGCTGCGTTCATCCTCGTCCTCCTCTCCCTCCACGCCACCGCCGCCCTCCTCCGCCTAGCCAATTCCCTCGGCCGCCAGTGCATGTCGCTTCCTCCGGGATTCCCCACTGAAGACGCGGCGAGCCGGTCCCGACGGATCGCTATGGTTAGCCTCTCCGACGAGGGCGCAGGCGGCCCGCAACGGCGGCGTCAGGCATTCCAAGGGTTGAGGGCAGCGACGCAGGGAAACAAGCAGGCGTACGCGACGCAGATGGGGTATCGGTACATTGATGCGGGGGATCTGGTGGATCGTAGTCGTCCGCCGAACTGGAGCAAGATACTGGCAGTACGAGCGCACCTCCCTCACTACGATTGGGTCTTCTGGAACGACGCT GACACATTGGTGACGAACCCGAATATGTCATTG GAGAATGTTCTGCTCGCAGCAATTGGTCACAGAGACTTCCACTCATCACCGGATTTGGTGGTAACAAAGGACTTCAATGGAGTAAATTCag GAGTTTTCTTCATTCGACAATCAAAATGGAGCGAGGACTTCTTAGACTCTTGGTGGAATCAAACATCTTTTATTCAGTTTGGCTCAACCAAGAGTGGTGATAATGCAGCACTGAAGTACCTAATTGATAGCCTCCCTGAGGAGGAATTGCACAGCCATGTTGTCACATCGCAGATGCAGTGCCTGTTCAACTCCTATCCTTGGGTTCcttcttggaaatatttttatcGCTTTATTTCGTCCCCTCTGGTTACTTGGAACG GAGTTTACTCTGATGGGGACTTTTTGGTACACCTTGCTGGCCTGGACGAGAAGAAGAAATGGGTCGATGAGATACTGCAACA CATTAGAACTCCTGGGGTACAAAAACGAGCCGTGGATTTCCATCAGCGATATTTTGGAATCTGA